A window of Microbacterium luteolum contains these coding sequences:
- a CDS encoding beta-glucosidase family protein encodes MKEATVSQQNPRPRLSERVEALLTQMTLEEKQAQLVGFWVDQGDEVVAPLAGEKKSSSRYEEASAHGIGHLTRVYGTRPVDPIERAQWLWAEQARLQRETRLGIPAIVHEECLTGLAAWKAATFPTPLAWGASFDPELVAEVGAAIGDSMRALGIHQGLAPVLDVIRDPRWGRVDECIAEDPLVVGTIGTAYVRGLQSTGVHATLKHFVGYSASRAGRNHAPVHAGPREIEDVLLPPFEMAVREGGARSVMNSYTDIDGVPVGAHPRYLTGVLRDRWGFDGVVVSDYFAVDFLRSMHRVAADSADAARLALTAGIDVELPSPDAYVTLAAQVRDGRLPQEILDLAVGRVLAQKEELGLLDADFSTPPASVDLDSPAHRALARRLAEESIVLLSNDGVLPLVDSGPSRIAVIGPNADSAEALMGCYSFVNHVLAHHPEVPAGIALPSVLESLREEFPDAVITHAVGSDVESANRSGLAAAVADASAADVAIVVVGDRAGLFGRGTVGEGNDVESLELPGIQRELVEAVVATGTPVVLVAMTGRPYALDWALPPRSGAVGAMVGLGAVNSSAPSSIAGSATDTARPAAVLQAFFPGEEGGPALASLLSGRVSPSGRLPVSMPRSAGAQPYSYLHPVLGGRADVTSADPTPARPFGFGLGYTTFTHEDLTVAATATAGETLRVSVRVRNTGERDGVDVVQLYAHDEVASVTRPVAQLIAFRRIGLAAGAEELVTFDVPVDRLAFTGVDGTRRVEPGGFRLWVGAACDDEETVATFEVV; translated from the coding sequence ATGAAAGAGGCGACCGTGTCGCAGCAGAACCCCCGCCCGCGCCTCTCCGAGCGCGTGGAAGCCCTCCTCACGCAGATGACGCTCGAGGAGAAGCAGGCTCAGCTCGTCGGCTTCTGGGTCGACCAGGGCGACGAGGTCGTGGCTCCCCTCGCCGGCGAGAAAAAGAGCTCGTCGAGGTACGAGGAGGCGAGCGCGCACGGGATCGGCCACCTCACCCGCGTCTACGGGACGCGCCCGGTCGACCCGATCGAGCGCGCACAGTGGCTCTGGGCGGAGCAGGCGCGACTGCAGCGGGAGACCCGGCTCGGCATCCCCGCGATCGTCCACGAGGAGTGCCTGACCGGCCTCGCGGCGTGGAAGGCGGCGACGTTCCCGACGCCTCTGGCATGGGGCGCGTCCTTCGACCCGGAGCTCGTCGCAGAGGTGGGCGCGGCGATCGGCGACTCGATGCGGGCGCTCGGCATCCACCAGGGACTCGCTCCGGTGCTGGATGTGATCCGCGATCCGCGGTGGGGCCGGGTGGACGAGTGCATCGCGGAGGATCCGCTGGTCGTCGGCACCATCGGCACCGCCTACGTGCGAGGTCTGCAGTCCACCGGTGTGCACGCCACGCTCAAGCACTTCGTCGGGTACTCCGCATCGCGCGCCGGTCGCAATCACGCACCCGTGCACGCGGGGCCGCGCGAGATCGAGGACGTCCTGCTGCCGCCGTTCGAGATGGCGGTGCGGGAGGGCGGGGCGCGCAGCGTGATGAACTCCTACACCGACATCGACGGCGTACCCGTGGGAGCGCATCCGCGCTACCTCACCGGCGTCCTGCGCGATCGCTGGGGATTCGACGGGGTCGTCGTCTCCGACTACTTCGCGGTCGACTTCCTGCGCAGCATGCACCGGGTCGCCGCAGACTCCGCGGATGCCGCGCGCCTCGCGCTCACCGCGGGCATCGACGTCGAGCTGCCGTCGCCGGACGCCTACGTCACCCTCGCCGCGCAGGTGCGCGACGGCCGCCTGCCGCAGGAGATCCTCGACCTCGCCGTGGGACGCGTGCTGGCGCAGAAGGAGGAGCTCGGACTGCTCGACGCCGACTTCTCGACGCCTCCGGCATCCGTCGATCTCGACTCGCCCGCCCACCGCGCTCTCGCCCGACGCCTCGCGGAGGAATCGATCGTGCTGCTGAGCAACGACGGTGTCCTCCCTCTCGTCGACTCCGGCCCGTCCCGCATCGCGGTGATCGGCCCGAACGCCGACAGCGCGGAGGCGCTCATGGGCTGCTACTCGTTCGTCAACCATGTGCTCGCCCACCACCCGGAGGTGCCGGCCGGCATCGCGCTGCCCTCTGTCCTCGAATCGCTGCGCGAGGAGTTCCCGGATGCCGTGATCACGCATGCGGTCGGGAGCGATGTGGAGAGCGCGAACCGGAGCGGCCTCGCCGCCGCGGTGGCCGATGCATCAGCCGCCGACGTCGCGATCGTCGTCGTCGGAGACAGGGCAGGACTCTTCGGCCGCGGCACCGTCGGCGAGGGCAACGACGTCGAGTCGCTCGAGCTGCCCGGAATACAGCGCGAGCTCGTCGAAGCGGTCGTCGCGACCGGCACTCCGGTGGTCCTGGTCGCGATGACCGGGCGCCCCTACGCGCTGGACTGGGCTCTTCCGCCCCGGTCGGGCGCCGTCGGCGCGATGGTCGGTCTCGGAGCCGTGAACTCCTCGGCGCCGTCCTCGATCGCCGGCTCCGCCACGGACACCGCTCGCCCGGCGGCCGTGCTGCAGGCGTTCTTCCCCGGCGAGGAAGGCGGCCCCGCACTTGCGAGCCTGCTCAGCGGACGGGTGTCCCCCTCGGGGCGGCTTCCGGTGTCGATGCCGCGGTCGGCGGGCGCGCAGCCGTACTCGTACCTGCATCCCGTGCTCGGCGGTCGCGCCGACGTCACGAGCGCCGATCCGACTCCCGCACGGCCGTTCGGCTTCGGTCTGGGCTACACGACCTTCACGCACGAAGACCTCACGGTCGCGGCGACCGCGACCGCCGGCGAGACCCTGCGGGTGTCGGTGCGGGTGCGCAACACCGGCGAGCGCGACGGGGTCGATGTCGTGCAGCTCTACGCGCACGACGAGGTCGCCAGCGTCACCCGCCCGGTGGCGCAGCTGATCGCCTTCCGGCGCATCGGCCTCGCCGCGGGTGCCGAGGAGCTCGTGACCTTCGACGTGCCCGTGGATCGCCTCGCCTTCACCGGCGTCGACGGAACCCGCCGGGTCGAGCCCGGCGGGTTCCGCCTCTGGGTCGGCGCCGCCTGCGACGACGAGGAGACCGTGGCGACGTTCGAGGTCGTCTAG